A stretch of the Desulfurellaceae bacterium genome encodes the following:
- a CDS encoding SDR family NAD(P)-dependent oxidoreductase, whose translation MARHDLNGRTAIVTGAGSGLGRATALALAAAGVRVALAARTKSALETVANDIRAVGGTALVIPTDVGEEDQIVRLVDHTHQEWSRIDILVTSAGGASFGPLVESSTADWDSMMNTNLRATYLCAKHTLKVMLAQRSGHILNILSLASQTALPGSAAYTASKFGALGLTRVMAAEVRSQGIKVTAVIPGAVNTPLWDKSGGDLDRTKMLTPGDVGDAMLDVIAQPPGIYTDEISLMPPLGIL comes from the coding sequence ATGGCCAGACACGATCTGAACGGTCGGACCGCAATTGTCACCGGCGCAGGCTCGGGCCTGGGTCGAGCCACCGCCCTGGCCCTGGCGGCGGCGGGCGTCCGGGTCGCCCTGGCGGCACGCACCAAATCGGCGCTTGAGACCGTGGCCAACGATATTCGCGCAGTCGGTGGGACCGCCCTGGTCATCCCGACCGATGTTGGCGAAGAAGACCAGATTGTCCGTCTAGTCGATCACACCCACCAGGAGTGGAGTCGCATCGACATTCTAGTCACCAGCGCCGGCGGCGCCAGTTTTGGGCCCCTGGTCGAGTCCAGCACCGCCGACTGGGACAGCATGATGAACACCAACCTGCGGGCGACTTATTTATGCGCCAAGCATACTCTGAAGGTCATGCTCGCCCAGCGTAGCGGCCACATCTTGAATATCCTGTCTTTGGCCAGCCAAACCGCCCTGCCCGGCTCGGCCGCCTATACCGCCTCGAAGTTTGGCGCGCTGGGTCTGACCAGGGTCATGGCGGCCGAGGTCCGGAGTCAGGGCATCAAGGTCACTGCGGTCATTCCCGGCGCGGTCAATACCCCGCTGTGGGATAAGAGCGGCGGCGACTTGGACCGCACCAAAATGCTCACCCCCGGCGATGTTGGCGACGCCATGCTCGACGTGATCGCCCAGCCGCCCGGCATTTATACCGACGAAATTTCGCTGATGCCCCCGCTGGGCATTCTGTGA